AGGTTATAATCAATGCAGCTATCACCGGGATGATACCCACAAAGAGAGACACTCCGCATGTACCAGTCACAGAAGATGAGATCGTGCAGGACGCAGTTGCATGTCATATGGCAGGTGCTGCGATTATCCACCTGCATATTCGTGATGAACAGGGCAATCCCTGTTATAAAGCCGAAAAATATGGCCGCATCATCCGCAGGATCCGGGAAAAGTGCAATGTAATTATCTGTGTTTCCACAAGCGGACGGTTCTTCAAGGATTTCGAACAAAGGTCTGAAGTCCTTTTCCTGGAAGGAATAGAAAAGCCTGAAATGGCAAGCATCACAACGGGTTCTCTTAATTTTCCCAAGCATGCAAGCGTAAACCCTCCGGATATTATATTCAGGCTTGCTGAAACAATGCTTGAACAGGGTATCAAACCGGAAATTGAGATTTTCGACAGCGGCATGCTGAATTTTGCCAAGCATCTTCATAAAAAGCTTGGACTGCCTCAACCACTTTATTTTAATTTGATATTCGGCTCACTGGGAGGCATACCGGCCCGTATTGAGGATATTGCCTATCTGATAAACTGTCTTCCCGAAGAATCTCTGTGGTCCGCGGCCGGCATCGGAGTTTTTCAACTGCCGGTAAATCTCACTGCCCTTGCGGCAGGAGGAGGAGTCAGAGTCGGCCTGGAGGACAATATCTATTTTGACTACGAGAAAAAAGAACTTGCCACAAACGTTCAGTTGATCGAGCGTATTTCATATATGGCGAAGGTGATCAGAAGAGAACTGGCGGACGCCGATGAAGCCCGGCGCATGTTGTGCATTTCCCCGGTTGATTATTCATTTCACCAATCGCGGGAATTTTCACAATAATTTGAATTGTTGCATTTATAATACATCACGGATTCATGATTCTGACGGTCGGATTCTCCTTCCTTTTCCTCAGTGAGTTGCAATATCCATCAGATGAATGAGATGCCCCCGCAGACATTAATCCTGCAGGTAAGGAGTGGTCGTCAATACTGTCCTGGCGTCTTTGTAGGGCGGCATTTTGGAAAGTTTCCTGATGTTCTTAAGTGTTGTAACGCCAAGATTCTTCAGCAGCATATTGACTATAGAAGATGGCAGATTTCCGCCCGGGTCTGTCAGAAGCTGGTAGGTGAGAAGGGTTTTTTTACCTCCTTCTTCCTTGAGCGTCCATGTGACATCCCCGAAAGGCATCTCCACCATGCCTGGTTTTTCAGGCTTGAAATCAGCTTTTACAGCAAGCCCTCTGACAATTATCCTCCCTGTTTCTTTCTCAAGCATGAATGATATCCTTCCCAGGCCATAGCGGTCCGACAACGGCCAGGGTAGCCCCTGCTGAAAGTATGTACTGAAGCTGTCAGGTGTGTCAGGGTACCCGGGCAATTCGATTCTTCTTGCATCTTCACATAGAAACATGAACTTTTTCTGTGCTGGTATATCCCTTAAGATCGCTTCGACAACAGACATCGGTGCATCAATAATACCTTCTGCCCTGACTTCATCGACGCTGCTCCTTGAATTCGTTCTGACCCAGCCTGTAATTCCATCCGATTCCCGTATCTTTTTCCAGGGGCCTACCTTGACCGATGCTTCAAGACAGGCCGCCGTTATAAGGATGATTATGAAAATCCTGATTAAGGGCTTCATCTGAAAAATATCTTCCTTATGATTTTTACACCTGCGGTCAGTGCCAGAACGACAGAGGCATACATGAAAGGTCTGACAAGAGGTACAAGTCCTTTGGGTGGCGCAAATTCAATGTTCAACACGACGCGTTTATTCAGTTTGTCCTGTATGATGAGCTCCGAACAATGGTTGGCAGTCCAGATAGCAGCCTCCATCCCGCCCGAACTTACATGTGTTTTTGTATAATCGCCTGTCAGGTAAAGGTTGGGGTAGGGCGTACGCTGATACGGCCGGTGTTTTTCCATGCCGGGGAAGGGCCGGTAAACACCCTGACGTTCCCTTACAACCCTGTATTTTCTGACTTGTGCTTCGCGTGCGGCAGGGAAGAGCCTTTTGATATCATCGATCGTCTTCTCGTAAATCACCTCATCAGGCAGAAAGCGTACGGCATCGGCGGGCGCAATGACCATCTCGAACATGCTGCCTCCCTTGAATATATGGGGAAGCACATTCGAAAGGTCTGCATAGGTGTTGAAAATGCAGTCCGTTGAGAAGAATGTCACATCGACATCTGTAAGTTTTCTGTCAAACCACACCTGTATGGACAACGAGGGGGATTCTTCGAAATGGGTCAAATCCTGAAAGTATTTATATTTGAACGATTCCTTCGGGATGACCTTTCTTAGAGAGTATGGACTTATGGCTGAAACGTAGATATCGGCTTTGTAATCCTCTTTGCCGTTTACGGTAACACTCTTGATTTTGCCGTCTTCACAGTTTATCGAGGTCACCATTTTTCCTGTCTCGAAACTGCCGCCCTTTGACTTGATGTACTCAAGGCAGGTTCCGACCCAGATTTCGCCGAGCCCTCCGTTTGCAAAACCGACACGTGAGGTCTCTGCGGATGCCGAAACCTTTTTGAACCAGTTTACCATTACCTTGGCCGATATAGCGTATTCAGGGGTGAATGTGAGGCCGTATATGGCAGGAGACATGGGCTTGAATGCCCCACGCGGACCCCTTCTTGAAACCCATTCTGTCCAGGATTGATTGTCCAGCTCGTCCAGTTCCTTTTTGGAAGCTCCTACGGCATAAGCGAATGCAGGCATGCCGGCAAGCATTTTCCATTTGGGAATGCCTTTATAGCTTTTGATAAGATTCATGTATGCGATGGCTGTGTGAAGCGGCGCAGGGTAGTTTTCAAAATGCAGCACCGGCTGGTTTCCGTCGTCCTGTGCGAAAAAGAAGTCAGTACCTTTCCAGATTATGTTTTTTTCAATTCCCATTTTCTTAAAAAAATTGATGAGGTTGACGTAATAGGGGAAGAACACGTGAAGCGCATTATCAATCATGTCGCCTTCATTATCCAGCCATGAATTGGCCCGGCCGCCGAATATGGTATCGGATTCAATGATTTCGACATCAATTCCCGCATCTAGCAGGTTGATTGCAGTTGCCAGGCCTGACATTCCTCCACCCATGATCAAAGCTTTCATAAATCCTCCCGTTTGGAATATGTTCTTCTTATCAAACTTGTTTAAGACGGTTGCAACAATCTATTAAACATATATCCATCCGATTGACATTATTTTTTAAAACCTATACCTCATCAGATCATGAACAACGGAACAATCCAATCACTTGAAAGAGGGCTCACAATTTTGACAATCCTGGCCAAAGCGGGTTCTCCCATGACGCTCAACGAAATAGCCGCAAGTTTCAAGATAGACCGTTCAAGCGTTTTCCGCCTTATAAAGACAATGGTCAAGGCGGGATTTATCTATCAGGATAATGATACGAAACGATATTCGCTCGGGTTCAAGGTGCTTGAACTGGCCGGGTCTTTTTCGGACAATCTGCGCCTTGAAGAATTTTTAAGGCCCATAATGAAAGACGTCTGCCGGCGCACGAACCAGAATACGCACCTGGCGATCCTGGACAGGGGAGAAGTCGTTTTTATAGCTGTAGAACAGCCAAGGGATGCGATAACCATAAGCATTTCCATTGGCACACGCGAATCCGCTACCCAGACCGCACTCGGCAGGGCTATTCTTGCTTTCATGGAAAAAAATACGATCGATGAAATCATCAGGATATCACCTCTTGAAAGATATACTCCCAAGTCTATTGTTTCAAAGACAGAGCTTTACAGTGCCCTTTCCGGTATAAGAGATTCCAGACTGGCCGTTGATAACGAAGAATATAAACCCGGCGTCATCTGTTTTGCATCTCCGGTGCTAAACCATAAAGGACAGGTCGTTTGCTCGATAGGCATTTCCGGGCTGGACAGGCTCATCATGCCCCATTACGATGAATACGGAGAAACGGTTAAAGAAGCTGCCATCAAGGCCTCTGCCCTGCTGGGGCAGCCGGTTTAACCACTCTCGAAGGAATAGATGCTCCTTTCTTCAAACAGGAGAATTTACCACCAGGATTGAGTCTGGACAGAAATACCTCTTTATATTATTAATGATGCCCCCCTGGTTCTGTTTATCATTTGACATTTAGGGGTAAAATTAAAGTATTTCAGGAGGATAATATGGCAAGGAAAAACCCGGAACTATATCATGAGCAATACCGGAAACTGCTCTCAAACCAGGCTGACTATGTAGAAAAATATGCGAAGAGCAAACCCGGCGAGATTGCAATAATCGAACACAATACAGGTGATAAGATATCCTGGAAGCAATTCAATACATCGGTATCGGCATTTGCTGCAAAGCTGCTCTCAATCGGGATAAAAAAGGGTGATGTAGTAGCCACTTCTCTTCCTCTGTTGAAAGAGCATGTGTACCTGATTTATGCATGCTACCGCATAGGGGCGATCGTGGCCCCGCTTGATCTCAGGCTGAAGGCTAAAGAAATACAGTACTGCATGGACAAGATGAAACCCAAGGCATATTTTTTCCTTGGAAAGACACCTATTGCGGATTTCAGGCCGATGATAGCCGAAGTGATGAAAAAGTCGCCTTATATCAAACACTGGGTCCAGTTCCAGAAGGAACAGGACATGATAATGGAAGGTGCTGTAGGCATTACTGATTTTGTAAAGGACATTAAAAAAGTCTTCATAAAAAGCCTTATCTTCGGTACAGTCAAAAGGGCCAGAAAGCTTGTCGATAAAAGAGATGCCTGCCTCATTATATTCACTACCGGTTCAACAGGGTCGCCGAAGCCTGCGCTTCTGTGTCATGAGAACATACTGATACAGAATATCGGTCTTGCCGTTTCTTTTGAACTTGAGGAAGGCGATACCATGCTTATCAATCTGCCTCCTTCGCATGTGGGATGCATAACCGAGCAGCTTGCCACAACAATATTCGGTGGCGGAATAAGCGTTATTCTCCATATATTTGATCCGTTGAAGAGCCTCGAGGCGATACAGGCTTACAAGGTCAAAAACATCGGGCAGATACCTGCATTATTCAATATGGAATGGAGATTGCCTGATTACGGCAAATATGACCTGTCGTCATTGAAATTCGCCATATACGGAGGTCAGGCAGTGACACGCGAGTTTCTTGAGAAAATGTCAAAGATGGCCAGGCGTATCGGAACCGGTCTCGGACTTACCGAAACAGCCGGCTTCTGTACTTATACCGATGTCAATGCCGGTGTGGATGACCTGGTGAAGGGTATCGGATTTGATATGCCGCTGTGCCCTATATCGATCCGCGAGCCGATGCAGGCGGACGGCATGGCAGGAAAGGAAAAAAGTCCGGGTGAAGTCGGGGAGATATGTTTTTCAGGCCCACAGATTTTTCTCGGGTATATGGGCGACGAAGATAATACCCGAAAAACGGTATCAAAAGACCGCGTCTGTTATACCGGAGACCTCGGATATTATGATGCCGACGGTCTGCACTTTGCCGGCAGGTCAAAACTGGTAATAAAACCCAAAGGCTATCAGGTGTTCCCGGACGATATAGAGAGCCATATTTCAGGCAGGCTGAAGGGAAGAATCGGCGCGATAGCTGTAATAGGCGTCGAGCATAACATTTTCAGTGAAGGTATAATGGTATTCGCAGAAAATATTGATAGTGCAAATCCAATAACCCCGAATGATGTTATGACGGCATGTGACGATATTGCTGCATATTCGAGACCGTCTCATGTTGAGATCATCAATCAGGGTGAAATGCCGCTTAACAGGGTGGCGAAAACCGATTATATGGAGCTTAAGAAAAAATCAAAAGAGATCGTGGAAAAGCTGCGTTCGCAAGGAAAATGGGATGTCTGAAATATTGAAAATAAGGGACGTCATTAAACGGCTGTCCCTTATTTTACCCATATCAAGATGTCACTGGAAAAACGTGCTTGAATATAAAAAGGCTTTGTTATATTAGAAACGCGCTCCTTGCTCCAGGCGGGGCTAAAAAATCCATAAGGAGGAACAGATGTTTTACGAGCTTATGAAAATCGTCAACCCTGAACTCAGGGAAGACGCTGTCGAAAAGGTCATCACCCGTTTCACAAACAATGTTAGGAAAAACGATGGTGAAGTAATCAGGATTGAGGACATGGGAATAAAAACCATGGCCTATAAAATCGAGAAAAAGTCAAAAGGTCATTATTTTCTAAGTTATCTGGAAGGTCCCGGAAAGATGCTTTCCGAAATTGAACGCACGTTAAGGATTGATGAAAACGTATTGCGTTTCATCATTATCAAGCTTGGTGAGCATGTGAAACGGGAAGATCTTGAAAAGGCGGTGGTTGCGCCGGCGCCGGTTGCCGAAGCAGAAGAATCCCAGGAAGCAGTTGAAGAGGATACCAAGGCGGCGGATGATTCTGAACCCGAAGCCTTAGACTCGGAAGAGGAGGTATAGACATGGAAAGGCCGAGAAAACCGAAACAGACGGGAGCCCCAAACAAGTCCAGGACATTTTTCAAGAAAAAGAGCTGCCGGTTCTGTGAAGATAAAAAACTCAAGATAGACTATAAGGATTGCCAGGTTCTTAAGGATTATATCACGGACAGGGGAAAAATTCTGCCAAGAAGGATTACCGGGACATGCTCCCGTCATCAGAGAGAGCTCGCTATCGAGATTAAGAGAGCACGCATGATAGCCCTGTTGCCCTTTACAGTTCACAATTAGGAATATGCCGCCGGCATTGACCGGAAACAAAACACCGGCACCCTGGCTTTCCGCCGGGGTGCTGCTGATATCTGGAACGTCTTTAATCTGCATGCCTGAATACACAATGGCAATAGTGCTTTTTTTGCCGGCACTCTATTGCATATTTGCGAGCAGAACAGACGGAGTGTTGAAATATGCAGTCTCTTTAAGCCCCATTTGTTTAGGTCTGATACCGGCATTTATTGAAGGGGCGATAACATATGGCATTATCATTTTATGCGGATTATTGATGTGGGAAATGATAAAAAGAAAAAAGATAGGAATGTCAGTGGTTCTTCCGACAATAGCAGCATCGCTGATATTCATCTCAATGATTGCACTATTAAGCTATAAAAGCGGTTCCACAATAAATCAGACGGTTTCGGCCTGGGTAAAGGCAATGATGGATAATTTTATCAGACAATATTCAACCGTGCTTAACCCGGCTGATATTACCGCTTTCAATCTCAAAAGACCTTCTATTGAAGAAGCAATAATAAGACTCTTCCCGTCAATAACTGTCATAGGAACAGCAATGATAATGTGGTTCAATCTGGTCATCGCATCAAAAGTTGCCTTAAAAACCGACCTCAGCAGGTGGAGTTGTCCCGGCTGGCTGATAGCGGTATTCA
The nucleotide sequence above comes from Desulfomonilia bacterium. Encoded proteins:
- a CDS encoding DUF2232 domain-containing protein, producing the protein MPPALTGNKTPAPWLSAGVLLISGTSLICMPEYTMAIVLFLPALYCIFASRTDGVLKYAVSLSPICLGLIPAFIEGAITYGIIILCGLLMWEMIKRKKIGMSVVLPTIAASLIFISMIALLSYKSGSTINQTVSAWVKAMMDNFIRQYSTVLNPADITAFNLKRPSIEEAIIRLFPSITVIGTAMIMWFNLVIASKVALKTDLSRWSCPGWLIAVFIVASVCSLLPNKIVNTIGLNILLIVCIGYFFQGLSVIVFIFEYMKIWTGWRIFFYLLIITQMYIMIMAILLGLFDNWFYFRKRIKIKGDQA
- a CDS encoding FAD-dependent oxidoreductase → MKALIMGGGMSGLATAINLLDAGIDVEIIESDTIFGGRANSWLDNEGDMIDNALHVFFPYYVNLINFFKKMGIEKNIIWKGTDFFFAQDDGNQPVLHFENYPAPLHTAIAYMNLIKSYKGIPKWKMLAGMPAFAYAVGASKKELDELDNQSWTEWVSRRGPRGAFKPMSPAIYGLTFTPEYAISAKVMVNWFKKVSASAETSRVGFANGGLGEIWVGTCLEYIKSKGGSFETGKMVTSINCEDGKIKSVTVNGKEDYKADIYVSAISPYSLRKVIPKESFKYKYFQDLTHFEESPSLSIQVWFDRKLTDVDVTFFSTDCIFNTYADLSNVLPHIFKGGSMFEMVIAPADAVRFLPDEVIYEKTIDDIKRLFPAAREAQVRKYRVVRERQGVYRPFPGMEKHRPYQRTPYPNLYLTGDYTKTHVSSGGMEAAIWTANHCSELIIQDKLNKRVVLNIEFAPPKGLVPLVRPFMYASVVLALTAGVKIIRKIFFR
- a CDS encoding IclR family transcriptional regulator → MNNGTIQSLERGLTILTILAKAGSPMTLNEIAASFKIDRSSVFRLIKTMVKAGFIYQDNDTKRYSLGFKVLELAGSFSDNLRLEEFLRPIMKDVCRRTNQNTHLAILDRGEVVFIAVEQPRDAITISISIGTRESATQTALGRAILAFMEKNTIDEIIRISPLERYTPKSIVSKTELYSALSGIRDSRLAVDNEEYKPGVICFASPVLNHKGQVVCSIGISGLDRLIMPHYDEYGETVKEAAIKASALLGQPV
- a CDS encoding class I adenylate-forming enzyme family protein; this translates as MARKNPELYHEQYRKLLSNQADYVEKYAKSKPGEIAIIEHNTGDKISWKQFNTSVSAFAAKLLSIGIKKGDVVATSLPLLKEHVYLIYACYRIGAIVAPLDLRLKAKEIQYCMDKMKPKAYFFLGKTPIADFRPMIAEVMKKSPYIKHWVQFQKEQDMIMEGAVGITDFVKDIKKVFIKSLIFGTVKRARKLVDKRDACLIIFTTGSTGSPKPALLCHENILIQNIGLAVSFELEEGDTMLINLPPSHVGCITEQLATTIFGGGISVILHIFDPLKSLEAIQAYKVKNIGQIPALFNMEWRLPDYGKYDLSSLKFAIYGGQAVTREFLEKMSKMARRIGTGLGLTETAGFCTYTDVNAGVDDLVKGIGFDMPLCPISIREPMQADGMAGKEKSPGEVGEICFSGPQIFLGYMGDEDNTRKTVSKDRVCYTGDLGYYDADGLHFAGRSKLVIKPKGYQVFPDDIESHISGRLKGRIGAIAVIGVEHNIFSEGIMVFAENIDSANPITPNDVMTACDDIAAYSRPSHVEIINQGEMPLNRVAKTDYMELKKKSKEIVEKLRSQGKWDV
- a CDS encoding 3-keto-5-aminohexanoate cleavage protein → MSCDYPMEPYPKVIINAAITGMIPTKRDTPHVPVTEDEIVQDAVACHMAGAAIIHLHIRDEQGNPCYKAEKYGRIIRRIREKCNVIICVSTSGRFFKDFEQRSEVLFLEGIEKPEMASITTGSLNFPKHASVNPPDIIFRLAETMLEQGIKPEIEIFDSGMLNFAKHLHKKLGLPQPLYFNLIFGSLGGIPARIEDIAYLINCLPEESLWSAAGIGVFQLPVNLTALAAGGGVRVGLEDNIYFDYEKKELATNVQLIERISYMAKVIRRELADADEARRMLCISPVDYSFHQSREFSQ
- the rpsF gene encoding 30S ribosomal protein S6, yielding MFYELMKIVNPELREDAVEKVITRFTNNVRKNDGEVIRIEDMGIKTMAYKIEKKSKGHYFLSYLEGPGKMLSEIERTLRIDENVLRFIIIKLGEHVKREDLEKAVVAPAPVAEAEESQEAVEEDTKAADDSEPEALDSEEEV
- the rpsR gene encoding 30S ribosomal protein S18, which translates into the protein MERPRKPKQTGAPNKSRTFFKKKSCRFCEDKKLKIDYKDCQVLKDYITDRGKILPRRITGTCSRHQRELAIEIKRARMIALLPFTVHN